A genomic stretch from Fusarium musae strain F31 chromosome 9, whole genome shotgun sequence includes:
- a CDS encoding hypothetical protein (MEROPS:MER0001944), whose translation MLLAYYVPSTGIPEVSFDIGESYAGQIPVDWKKTGSKDPKFFYWFFPTVNPAGKDDVVIWFNGGPGCSSLEGLTQENGPFSWKYGTYKPVPNAWSWHKLANVIWVEYPIGTGFSTGHVTAKNNTETAAQFVEWWKNLVDTFGLQGKKLYITGESYAGVYVPYVGAAMLDKKDKKYFNVKGALYYDPVMPYADKLRLDHAAFPGFFRHWESVFAIPDKNKKILDNDNEKCGLDKYREAHLTYPPPPAPWKPVQVKGCDITAHFDEISTVINPCFNVYHVQDTCPVLWDVLGFPSVQYTPPGATLFFNIPGVRKAIHAPAAPKEWASCSGPVFVGDDDRYDPAEHEKKFQTLVEKTNNVMIGSGMADYIITSNTTALAVQGLKWNGKQGFQTAPSAEFVVPIINNTESNVENWAGGSVQGSVHSERGFTLATVKTSGHMVPQYAPPAAFRQLEHMLGRVKSLTDAEPFSVNISTSFKWPY comes from the exons ATGTTGCTAGCTTATTACGTTCCTTCGACTGGAATTCCTGAAGTCTCGTTTGATATCGGCGAAAGCTATGCTGGTCAAATCCCCGTGGATTGGAAGAAGACTGGCTCCAAGGATCCCAAGTTCTTTTATTGGTTCTTCCCGACTGTTAACCCTGCTGGGAAGGACGATGTTGTGATTTGGTTTAATGGAGGTCCTGGATGCTCCTCTTTGGAAG GTCTCACGCAAGAGAATGGTCCGTTCTCGTGGAAATATGGAACTTATAAGCCCGTGCCAAATGCTTGGTCATGGCACAAACTCGCCAACGTCATCTG GGTTGAATACCCCATTGGCACTGGATTCTCAACCGGCCACGTAACAGCAAAGAACAACACCGAGACAGCAGCCCAATTCGTCGAATGGTGGAAAAACCTCGTCGATACCTTCGGCCTACAAGGCAAGAAACTCTACATCACCGGCGAAAGCTACGCCGGTGTCTACGTCCCCTACGTCGGCGCTGCCATGCTCGataagaaggacaagaagtaCTTTAACGTAAAGGGCGCTCTTTACTACGATCCTGTCATGCCATATGCTGATAAGCTGCGCCTCGACCATGCTGCTTTCCCGGGCTTCTTTAGGCACTGGGAGAGTGTCTTTGCGATTCCGGATAAGAATAAGAAGATTCTTGATAATGATAATGAGAAGTGTGGGTTGGATAAGTATCGCGAGGCTCATCTTAcgtatcctcctcctccggcGCCTTGGAAACCTGTTCAGGTTAAGGGATGCGACATCACCGCTCATTTCGACGAGATCAGCACTGTCATCAACCCATGCTTCAATGTGTACCACGTCCAAGACACTTGCCCAGTTCTTTGGGATGTACTCGGTTTCCCCTCTGTTCAGTACACTCCTCCCGGCGCAacactcttcttcaacatccccgGTGTCCGCAAAGCAATCCACGCCCCAGCTGCTCCCAAAGAATGGGCATCATGCTCAGGCCCCGTCTTTGTCGGCGACGACGACAGATACGATCCCGCGGAGCACGAGAAGAAATTCCAAACTCTCGTTGAAAAGACCAACAACGTCATGATCGGATCTGGCATGGCTGATTATATCATCACTTCCAACACAACAGCCCTCGCCGTCCAGGGACTCAAGTGGAACGGCAAGCAGGGTTTCCAGACTGCGCCTAGTGCAGAGTTTGTTGTTCCGATTATTAACAACACTGAGAGCAATGTTGAGAACTGGGCAGGTGGTAGTGTTCAGGGATCGGTCCATTCGGAGAGAGGGTTTACTTTGGCGACGGTTAAGACTAGTGGACATATGGTTCCGCAGTACGCGCCACCTGCTGCGTTTAGACAGCTGGAGCATATGCTTGGACGGGTGAAGTCGCTTACGGATGCGGAACCGTTTTCTGTTAATATTTCTACTTCTTTCAAGTGGCCATACTAG
- a CDS encoding hypothetical protein (EggNog:ENOG41) — protein MKLSYLFPFVGLAQAVPTANPSHPSIFDNPTIPVRDPASLEDLPGLSHIRRAAAATQQTLNVSYCEVTVKGNQGFWQSWLAHDLTGHLYVTQGIPSPGTKNGDNIYDVYLQSGSVGQGGYISFATNKYLLPLPYKIGGPNVDYAKVSMTDKGYILSEPDYSNIDKPATNSPLVFYSERSMNLGKSYGPPTRYVASGKSYLGVKISDKGIVDGVVQLIGEQNGGLGYIARVAGWCRNFPTPIIA, from the coding sequence ATGAAGCTCTCTTATCTTTTTCCATTCGTTGGACTAGCCCAAGCAGTTCCTACTGCAAATCCTTCTCACCCTTCTATTTTTGATAATCCTACTATTCCTGTTAGAGACCCGGCCTCGTTAGAAGATCTGCCCGGCTTGTCTCACATCCGGcgagctgcagctgcaaccCAGCAGACGCTCAACGTTTCATACTGCGAGGTGACCGTCAAAGGTAACCAAGGCTTCTGGCAGAGTTGGCTAGCACATGATCTCACTGGCCATCTGTACGTCACTCAAGGGATTCCCTCTCCTGGCACAAAAAATGGCGACAATATTTACGATGTGTATTTGCAAAGCGGGTCTGTCGGACAGGGAGGATACATCTCATTCGCCACCAACAAGTACCTACTTCCGTTGCCATACAAGATCGGTGGCCCCAATGTCGACTACGCCAAAGTCAGCATGACAGACAAAGGTTACATCCTTTCTGAGCCTGACTACTCCAATATCGACAAACCTGCAACCAACTCACCGCTGGTATTCTACTCCGAGCGTAGCATGAACCTTGGTAAGAGCTATGGGCCACCCACCAGATATGTGGCCTCTGGTAAATCGTATCTTGGTGTGAAGATAAGCGATAAGGGAATTGTTGATGGAGTTGTTCAGCTGATCGGGGAGCAGAATGGGGGACTTGGGTACATTGCCCGTGTTGCTGGATGGTGCAGGAACTTTCCTACCCCTATCATCGCTTGA